Sequence from the Streptomyces sp. R33 genome:
GACCCTGCTCCCCCGCCCCACCCCAAGACTCCTGCCCCACTCCAGCCCGGCCGGCGCTCGAGGCGATTCCAGCCCCGCCGTTTGAGGCGCGGAGGTCCGGGGGCAGAGCCCCCGGGGGCCTCAGCCCCCTACACCCCGCAGGGCCATGGCCACGGCCGCCTCCGTCACCACGGTGGGATCCTCGGCAGCACCGAGCTCGATGCGCCGGACCGCAGCGTCCACCACACCCTGCAGCAGCATCGCGGCAAGCCGGGGCTGCTCATGCCCCAGGGCTCCGAGCGCCTCCACGATCATCGCCACGAGCCCCCCGTGCGCAGCACGGATCTTCTCCCGCGCCCCCGCGTCCAGCTCACTGGCCGAGATCGCCACCACCGCCCGGTGCCGCCGGTCCCCGACCAGCCCCAGCTGGCTCCGCACGTAGGCCTCGACCTTCGCCTCCGGCGACTGCGCCTGCTCCATCGCCGCCTCGATCTCGGCGGCCCAGACGGGGAAGTCCACGGCGCACAGCTCTTCGACCACGGCCGCGCGGGAGCGGAAGTACTCGTACACGGAGGACCGGGCGAGGCCGGTGCGCTCCGCCAGGGCGGGGAAGGTCAGCGCTTCCGTCCCGCCTTCGGACAACAGGGAGCGCGCAGCGTCCAGCAGGGCGCCGCGCTGCATCGACCGGTGCTCGGCCACGGAGGCCGCTCGAATCCTGGGCACGTATCCACTCTACGGAGGTGCCGCAAGCTCACCGGCCGACATCCGCCAGCTTGGCCCGCAGTTGGAGCACCGACTTGGTGTGGATCTGGCTGACCCTGCTCTCCGTGACGCCGAGGACGTTGCCGATCTCGGCCAGCGTGAGGCCCTCGTAGTAGTAGAGCGTCACCACGGTCTTCTCCCGCTCCGGCAGGGTGTTGATGGCCCGGGCCAGGAGCCTGCGCAGCTCGCGGTCCTCGGCCACCTCGACCGGGTTGTCGGCGGCGGTGTCCTCCAGGGTGTCCATCAGAGAGAGGCGGTCGCCGCCGCCCTCGCCTCCGACGTGCAGCAGCTCCTCCAGGGCCACCACGTTGGCGAGCGACAACTGGCTGAACACGGCGTGGAGTTCCTCCACGCCGATGCCCATCTCGCCGGCGACCTCGTGCTCGGTCGGGGTGCGGCGCAGCTGGGCTTCGAGCGTGGCGTAGGCCCGCTCCACGGCCCGCGCCTTCTGCCGGACCGAGCGCGGGATCCAGTCCAGCGCCCGCAGCTCGTCGATCATCGCGCCCCGGATCCGGGTGATCGCGTACGTCTCGAACTTGATGGACCGTTCGATGTCGAACTTCTCGATGGCGTCGATCAGCCCGAAGACCCCGGAGGAGACGAAGTCGGCCTGTTCCACATTGGGCGGCAGGCCCACGCTGACCCGGCCGGCCACGTACTTCACCAGGGGCGAGTAGTGCAGGATCAGCTGCTCCCGCAGCCGCTCGTCACCGCTTTCCTTGTACGAGCGCCACAGCGCCTCGAGGGACGAGGGCGCGGTGGTCCGCACGCTGCCGCGGGCAGCGGGGGGCACCGCAGCGCGGTCAGACCCTGAGGTGTGCTGGGGCATGCTTCGCCTTTGCCGGAGCCGGATTCCTTGGGAGCGTAGCGTGACGGAAGTGTCGCGGTGCGCGAAGAGTACGGGATCGCGCGTGGGCACCGGGGCGTCGTGACTCGCACGGGAGACCCGGGACCGGCGCCTGGCGCTCGGTCCCGGCGGCTGCCACCGGGAAGACCGCGTCTCTCATCGGCTTCACTCTTTCACCGGAACACCCCAGGTCAACGACCGCCTCGCCGGGTGCCGCCGGATTGTGTGCCTCCTTCAGGTGATTGTGTGGTCAACTGCCAGCCCTCGCCCTGCCGTTCGACGAACCCCAGAGAGTGAAGTTCGTACAGTCTGCCGATGACTTCATCGGTGCCGGTGCCTGCGGCGAGGGCGACTTCGTCGGCGTGCACGAGCCGGCCGGCCGGGAGTGCTTCGAGCACGCGGGCGGTGTCCCGGTGCAGAAGGTCCCGGGCGAGCACCGGGCCGCGCCGCTCGGGAGCCAGTTCACCCATGCCGCCGACCAGCTCGACGACTTCCGCGGCGTCGGTGACGAGCACCGCCTCGCCGCGCAGCAGTTCGTGCACTCCGCCGGAGAGCCCGCTGGTGGCCGGTCCGGGGATGCCCATGGTGAACCGCCCGAGCTGCTGGGCCCGCCGGGCCGTGACCAGGGAGCCGCTGCGATGGGCCGCCTCCACCACGACGGTGCCCCGGGTGAGGGCGGCGATGACCCGGTTGCGCAGGACGAACCGGCTGGGGGTCGGGTGGCTGCCGGGCGGCAGCTCGCCCAGCACCAGCCCTTGGTCGGCGATCCGGCCGAGCAGCCCGGCATGACCGCGGGGGTAGGCGACGTCCACGCCGCAGGCGAGCACCGCGGCCGTGGCGCCGCCCGAGGCGAGGGCGCCGCGATGGGCGGCGGCATCGACCCCGTACGCCGCCCCGGAGACCACCACCCAGCCCCGCTCGGCGAGCCCGGCGGCCAGGGTCTGGGCCATGTGCGCGCCGTACGGGGTGCAGGCCCGGGCGCCGACCACGGCGACGGAGCGCAGCGCCCAGGTCCGCAGGTCCGGTCTGCCGCGGAGCCAGAGCCCGACGGGCCGGGCGTCGCCGAGGTCGTCCAGCTGGGTCGGCCACTGCGCCGAGCCGGGGCAGATGAACCGGCCGCCGCTGCGGGCGGCGGCCGCCAGGTCCCGCCGCGGGTCGGCGAGCGCCGCCCGTCTGCGGTATCCGGCGAGCCGCTGCTCCCCCACCCCGGCCAGCGCCGCCGCCTCGCTGTCCGGGCCGGTCAGCATCCGTATCAGCCCGACGGCGCCGTGCTCGCGCAGCCACCGTCCGCCGTGCTCGTCGCCGGGCTCCAGCACCCGGGTCAGTGCAGCCCGCGCCAACAGCTCCGCATCGGTCCCCTCGGGCCCGGCGGAGGCGCTCATGAGCCGGCTCCCATGGCCAGGGCGGCGCCGCGGGCGATGCCGGTCCGGAGTTCCAGGGCGACGGCCACGTCGAGTGCCTCCGGGCGGTCCCGGGCCCGCAGGTCGGCCACGGTCCAGGCGACCCGCAGCACCCGGTCCAGCCCGCGGGCGGTGAGCAGCCCGCGCTCCAGATCCCGCTCGGCCTGCGCCAGAGCCCCGGGGGCCGCCTGCCAGCGCGTGCGCAGCTCGTGTCCGGGCACCTCGGCGTTGAGTCGCCAGGGGGTGTCGGCGAGCCGGGCCGCGGCGCGGTCCCGGGCCTCGCGCACCCGGTCGGCGACGGCCACCGTGGCCTCCCCGCGGCCGCCGCGCCCCAGCAGGTCGGAGCGGGTGACCGGCTCGACCTCCACGCGCAGGTCCACCCGGTCCAGCAGCGGCCCGGACAGCCGTGCCTGGTAGCGCCGGATCACCGATGCCGGGCATTCGCAGCCGGCGCCGAGCAGGGTGTGCCGCCCGCAAGGGCAGGGGTTCGCCGCGAGCACCATCAGGAATCTGGCCGGAAGCCGCACCACCCCGGCGGCCCGGGCGATGACCACGTGCCCCGATTCGAGCGGCTGGCGCAGCGCGTCCAGTGCCTTGGTGCTGAACTCGGCGGCCTCGTCAAGGAACAGCACACCCCGGTGGGCCAAGGAGACGGCCCCGGGCCGGGGTACCCCCGCTCCGCCGCCGACCAGGGACTGCATGGTCGCGGAATGGTGGGGCGCGCAGTACGGGGGCCGGGCGACGAGCGGTTCGCCGGGCGGCAGGATCCCGGCGACCGAGTGGACGGCCGTGACCTCCAGCGAGTCCTGCCGGGAGAGCGGCGGCAGGATCCAGGGGATCCGCTCTGCCAGCATCGTCTTGCCCGCTCCCGGCGGCCCGCTGAGGAAGAGGTGGTGGCCTCCGGAGGCCGCCACTTCCAGGGCCCGGCGGGCGCCGTGTTGCCCGGCGACATCGGAGAGGTCGGGGAAGTCCGGGGCCTCGCCCTCCCCGGGCCGGCGCTGGGAAATCCCGGTGCCGAGCCCGGCGCCGGGGACGACCAGCCCGGCCAGCATCGGGTCCGGCCGCCCCTGGGGACCCGGTGCTTCCTCCTCGGGGACCTCTCCGCCGGTGAGGACGGCGATCAGCTGGCGCAGGCTGCGGACGCCGAGCACGCAGACGTCGGGGACGAGCATGGCCTCGGCGGCGCACTGCTGCGGCACCACCACGTTCCGGTACCCGGCATCCGCCGCGGCGAGGACCGCCGGCAGGATGCCCCGCACCGGCCGTACCCGGCCGTCCAGTCCCAGTTCCCCGATGAGCACCAGGTCGGCGATCACGGCCGGATCGACCACCTCGGCGGCGCCCAGCACCGCCGCTGCGACAGCCAGGTCGAAGCCGGCGCCGGATTTCGGCACGGAGGCCGGGCTGAGCCCGACGGTGAGCTTCTTCTGCGGCCATGCGGCGCCCGAGTTCACCACGGCGGCCCGCACCCGGTCCCGGCTCTCGACCAGGGTCTTGTCGGGCAGCCCCACCAGGGTGAAGGCGGCGAGCCCGGGCTCCAGGTCGGCCTGGACCTCCACCACCACGCCGTCGACGCCCACCAGGGCGACCGAACAGGCCCGTGCGAAGCCCATCACGCCACCCCCCTGACGTGCTCCACCACGGGCGCACCGCGGCGCGGCAGCAGGACTCCCACGAGGTCGATGCGCACCCCGCCCGGGGGCGGTCCGCCGTGGTCGGCGAGCCATCGGCCGGCGAGCCGGCGCAATCGCTCGGCCTTGCCGGGGCGGACGGCGGCCATGGGATGTTCGAACTCGCCCGCCCGGCGGGTCTTGACCTCGCACACGACGAGGGCGTCCCCGTCCCGCGCGACGATGTCGATCTCCCCGCTACGGCACCGCCAGTTCCGCGCGATCACGGTCATCCCGGCCTCGGCCAGCCGCCGCGCCGCGAGCTCCTCGCCGTACCGCCCCAATGCCTGCTGTGCCACGCCCGTCGCGTTCATCCGGCACCACCTCCGGCACCGACGGTCCCGCGCCCCCGCCCACCTTGTGGATCTTGGTGGACAACGCGGCAGGTGTGGACAACCCCCTCACCCTCCCGGGTGAGGGGAATCAGCTGCCGGGCAGTTCGAGGTCGCTCTTGTTGAGCTCCTCGATGTTCACGTCCTTGAAGGTCAGCACCCGCACCTGCTTGACGAAACGCGCAGGCCGGTACATGTCCCACACCCAGGCGTCGGCCATCGTGACCTCGAAGAACACCTCCCCCTGGACCGAGTGCACCTGCATCTCGTAGTCGTTCGTG
This genomic interval carries:
- a CDS encoding TetR/AcrR family transcriptional regulator; the protein is MAEHRSMQRGALLDAARSLLSEGGTEALTFPALAERTGLARSSVYEYFRSRAAVVEELCAVDFPVWAAEIEAAMEQAQSPEAKVEAYVRSQLGLVGDRRHRAVVAISASELDAGAREKIRAAHGGLVAMIVEALGALGHEQPRLAAMLLQGVVDAAVRRIELGAAEDPTVVTEAAVAMALRGVGG
- the whiG gene encoding RNA polymerase sigma factor WhiG; this encodes MPQHTSGSDRAAVPPAARGSVRTTAPSSLEALWRSYKESGDERLREQLILHYSPLVKYVAGRVSVGLPPNVEQADFVSSGVFGLIDAIEKFDIERSIKFETYAITRIRGAMIDELRALDWIPRSVRQKARAVERAYATLEAQLRRTPTEHEVAGEMGIGVEELHAVFSQLSLANVVALEELLHVGGEGGGDRLSLMDTLEDTAADNPVEVAEDRELRRLLARAINTLPEREKTVVTLYYYEGLTLAEIGNVLGVTESRVSQIHTKSVLQLRAKLADVGR
- the dprA gene encoding DNA-processing protein DprA, with the protein product MSASAGPEGTDAELLARAALTRVLEPGDEHGGRWLREHGAVGLIRMLTGPDSEAAALAGVGEQRLAGYRRRAALADPRRDLAAAARSGGRFICPGSAQWPTQLDDLGDARPVGLWLRGRPDLRTWALRSVAVVGARACTPYGAHMAQTLAAGLAERGWVVVSGAAYGVDAAAHRGALASGGATAAVLACGVDVAYPRGHAGLLGRIADQGLVLGELPPGSHPTPSRFVLRNRVIAALTRGTVVVEAAHRSGSLVTARRAQQLGRFTMGIPGPATSGLSGGVHELLRGEAVLVTDAAEVVELVGGMGELAPERRGPVLARDLLHRDTARVLEALPAGRLVHADEVALAAGTGTDEVIGRLYELHSLGFVERQGEGWQLTTQSPEGGTQSGGTRRGGR
- a CDS encoding YifB family Mg chelatase-like AAA ATPase, coding for MGFARACSVALVGVDGVVVEVQADLEPGLAAFTLVGLPDKTLVESRDRVRAAVVNSGAAWPQKKLTVGLSPASVPKSGAGFDLAVAAAVLGAAEVVDPAVIADLVLIGELGLDGRVRPVRGILPAVLAAADAGYRNVVVPQQCAAEAMLVPDVCVLGVRSLRQLIAVLTGGEVPEEEAPGPQGRPDPMLAGLVVPGAGLGTGISQRRPGEGEAPDFPDLSDVAGQHGARRALEVAASGGHHLFLSGPPGAGKTMLAERIPWILPPLSRQDSLEVTAVHSVAGILPPGEPLVARPPYCAPHHSATMQSLVGGGAGVPRPGAVSLAHRGVLFLDEAAEFSTKALDALRQPLESGHVVIARAAGVVRLPARFLMVLAANPCPCGRHTLLGAGCECPASVIRRYQARLSGPLLDRVDLRVEVEPVTRSDLLGRGGRGEATVAVADRVREARDRAAARLADTPWRLNAEVPGHELRTRWQAAPGALAQAERDLERGLLTARGLDRVLRVAWTVADLRARDRPEALDVAVALELRTGIARGAALAMGAGS
- a CDS encoding YraN family protein, with the protein product MNATGVAQQALGRYGEELAARRLAEAGMTVIARNWRCRSGEIDIVARDGDALVVCEVKTRRAGEFEHPMAAVRPGKAERLRRLAGRWLADHGGPPPGGVRIDLVGVLLPRRGAPVVEHVRGVA
- a CDS encoding DUF2469 domain-containing protein translates to MSAEDLEKYETEMELKLYREYRDVVGLFKYVIETERRFYLTNDYEMQVHSVQGEVFFEVTMADAWVWDMYRPARFVKQVRVLTFKDVNIEELNKSDLELPGS